A single Cryptococcus deuterogattii R265 chromosome 2, complete sequence DNA region contains:
- a CDS encoding mitochondrial matrix protein import protein — protein sequence MARRITLAEPLRNTLYGAWPRRPTVLTYTLILRSYSTPAQQKSTSPTTAYDRLRPVMSTFQAPIDWAAAYGSGVLPQASYKPPAPGEAGPLTDLLIATPDAEVFHKINLAQNPGHYPVYARWMGGKGVGWVQEKWGAGVWYVTMVDINGVNVKYGVISTPTLEKDLKEWTTFYLSGRLHKPVLTLLPPPSSLSSALSTNSHSALSLALLLLPPSFTEDALWEQIAGLSYSGDPRMSVPGAENPEKVKNIVKGEGAREGFRRVYGGLLRRLGISWEGEEKGGKKEWEWKGNGEDMMIRPDGSEYLVSLTLSLPLSLRQSLTVHYPTLSSASTEHTSWAPVVQDSKFRANLSEALRKIIHGPALRQSIKGLFTAGPVKSFWYSLAKVGKWFKGRKQK from the exons ATGGCAAGACGTATAACATTAGCAGAACCACTTAGAAACACACTGTATGGAGCTTGGCCACGTCGTCCCACAGTTCTCACCTACACTCTTATCCTCCGCTCCTATTCCACCCCGGCGCAACAAAAATCCACAAGTCCCACCACTGCCTACGACAGACTCCGGCCTGTTATGTCGACATTCCAAGCACCTATCGATTGGGCAGCGGCATACGGCTCCGGTGTCCTCCCGCAGGCATCGTACAAGCCCCCAGCACCGGGCGAAGCGGGACCGCTTACAGACTTGCTGATCGCCACGCCCGACGCAGAGGTTTTCCACAAGATCAATCTGGCGCAGAACCCGGGACATTATCCTGTATATGCGAGGTGGATGGGTGGGAAGGGCGTAGGGTGGGTGCAGGAGAAGTGGGGAGCGGGCGTGTGGTATGTCACCATGGTGGACATCAACGGCGTC AATGTCAAGTACGGCGTGATATCCACACCTACGCTGGAGAAAGACCTGAAAGAATGGACTACATTCTACCTCTCGGGACGGTTACACAAGCCCGTGCTAACCCTTCTCCCACCACCgtcatccctctcctcaGCTCTCAGTACAAACTCTCACTCTGCCCTCTCGCTcgctctcctcctcttacCGCCTTCGTTCACAGAAGATGCGCTTTGGGAGCAGATTGCTGGGTTAAGTTACTCGGGCGACCCGAGGATGAGCGTGCCAGGAGCAGAGAACCCggaaaaggtcaagaaTATCGTAAAAGGTGAAGGGGCGAGAGAAGGGTTCCGAAGAGTTTATGGTGGGCTGCTGAGAAGATTAGGAATCAGttgggagggagaagaaaagggcggtaaaaaagaatgggaatggaaagggaatggagaagacaTGATGATT AGACCTGATGGATCAGAGTACCTCGTCTCGCTCACTCTATCCTTACCactctctcttcgtcaaTCTCTTACCGTTCATTATCCTACCCTCTCATCTGCATCAACCGAGCATACCAGTTGGGCACCTGTAGTCCAAGACTCCAAATTCCGAGCCAATCTCTCGGAAGCATTGCGCAAAATCATTCATGGCCCCGCTTTACGCCAAAGTATCAAGGGACTGTTCACTGCCGGTCCAGTGAAGAGTTTCTGGTATAGCTTGGCCAAAGTCGGAAAGTGGTTCAAGGGGAGAAAGCAAAAGTGA
- a CDS encoding NEDD8-conjugating enzyme UBC12, which yields MIKLWSVKKNEEAAAKKRPKVTAAQLRIQKDLTELDLPSTMKTVFPDPNDVLNFKLTITPDEGIYKGGAFTFSFVINPNYPHEPPKVKCLEKIYHPNLDLEGNVCLNILREDWKPVLTLSSVMIGIQYLFLEPNPDDPLNKDAAEDFRRNRESFIHNVKTAMRGGSVRGESFDRVLP from the exons ATGATTAAG CTCTGGTCCgtcaagaagaatgaagaggctgctgcaaagaagagacCCAAGGTCACCGCTGCTCAGCTCCGAATCCAAAAAG ACTTGACCGAGCTCGACCTTCCCTCTACAATGAAAACCGTCTTCCCCGACCCCAACGACGTCCTCAATTTTAAACTGACTATTACTCCTGACGAAGGTATCTACAAGGGCGGCGCCtttaccttttcctttgtGATCAACCCCAACTATCCTCATGAACCGCCCAAGGTCAAGTGTTTGGAGAAGATTTACCACCCTAATTTGGATCTGGAGGGGAACGTCTGCTT AAACAttttgagagaagattggaaaCCCGTTTTAACACTTTCTAGTGTGATGATCGGTATCCAataccttttccttgaacC TAACCCTGATGACCCCTTGAACAAGG ACGCCGCTGAAGATTTCAGACGGAACCGAGAAAGCTTTATCCACAATGTCAAGACGGCTATGCGAGGTGGCTCTGTCAGAGGGGAATCATTTGACCGTGTCCTTCCTTGA
- a CDS encoding 26S protease regulatory subunit 8, translating into MPKTPTSAPGGSIKTYYQNKIEAAELDITRKTQNLRRLEAQRNALNARVRLLREELQVLQEPGSYVGEVIKVMGKKKVLVKVQPEGKYVVDFSPDIPVSALTPNIRVSLRADSYLLHSILPNKIDPLVSLMMVEKVPDSTYEMVGGLDKQIKEIKEVIELPVKHPELFESLGIAQPKGVLLYGPPGTGKTLLARAVAHHTDCRFIRVSGSELVQKYIGEGSRMVRELFVMAREHAPSIIFMDEIDSIGSSRGEGGGKSGDSEVQRTMMELLNQLDGFEATKNIKVIMATNRIDILDSALLRPGRIDRKIEFPPPNPEARITILKIHSRKMSLQRGINFRALAEKMGNCSGAEVRGICTEAGMYALRERRQYVGQEDFEMAIAKVLKKNADNNMSVNKLFS; encoded by the exons ATGCCCAAAACTCCAACATCTGCCCCTGGAGGTAGCATCAAG ACTTACTATCAGAACAAGATCGAAGCTGCCGAGCTTGACATCACTCGTAAAACACAAAACCTCCGTCGTTTGGAAGCTCAGCGTAATGCCCTTAACGCTCGAG TGAGACTACTTCGGGAAGAATTGCAGGTTTTGCAAGAGCCCGGAAGCTATGTCGGTGAGGTCATCAAGGTGATgggtaagaagaaggttttGGTCAAGGTGCAGCCTGAGGGCAAGTATG TGGTTGACTTCTCCCCCGATATCCCTGTCTCTGCTCTTACCCCCAACATCCGAGTTTCCCTTCGAGCCGATTCctatctcctccactccatTCTGCCCAACAAGATCGACCCACTCGTCTCTCTTATGATGGTCGAAAAGGTTCCTGACAGTACATATGAGATGGTTGGTGGTTTGGACAAGCAAATCAAGGAGATTAAGGAAGTTATCGAATTGCCCGTTAAGCATCCGGAACTGTTTGAGAGTTTGGGTATTGCTCAGCCGAAGGGTGTTTTGCTCTACGGTCCACCGGGAACAGGTAAGACCCTTCTCGCTCGAGCGGTCGCCCACCACACCGACTGCCGATTCATCCGAGTATCTGGTTCGGAACTTGTACAAAAGTACATTGGTGAAGGTTCTCGAATGGTGCGAGAGTTGTTTGTCATGGCCCGAGAACATGCGCCAagtatcatcttcatggATGAAATTGACTCTATTGGAAGTTCgcgaggagaaggaggtggtaAGAGCGGAGATTCGGAAGTGCAGAGGACAATGATGGAATTGTTGAACCAGCTGGATGGATTCGAAGCCACCAAGAACATAAAG GTTATCATGGCCACAAACCGTATAGACATCCTCGATTCCGCTCTCCTGCGTCCGGGACGTATCGACCGTAAGATCGAgttccctcctcccaacCCCGAGGCTCGAATCACCATTCTCAAGATCCACTCTAGAAAGATGTCTCTTCAACGTGGTATCAACTTTAGGGCATTGGCAGAAAAGATGGGCAACTGTTCAGGTGCTGAAGTCAGGGGTATCTGTACTGAAGCGG GAATGTATGCATTacgagagagaagacaatATGTCGGTCAGGAGGACTTTGAGATGGCGATAGCAAaggttttgaagaagaatgcgGATAACAACATGAGCGTAAACAAGCTGTTCAGTTAA
- a CDS encoding 50S small subunit ribosomal protein L37: MIALSSLTSLARRRSIQLARIGAASFSSSSSFASPKTKSGRTVVSSCPAGTPLTNLSILKDKPDPVALPDDQYPAWLWTLLEDTSKAHKAQENAVHLTQEGESGFNVQAEKRKLKNLNRQNIKAANYLKSTA, encoded by the exons ATGATCGCCTTAAGTTCCCTCACCAGCCTGGCCCGCAGGCGATCAATACAGCTTGCTCGAATTGGTGccgcctctttctcctcttcctcgtctttcGCCTCTCCTAAAACTAAGTCGGGAAGGA CTGTTGTTTCCTCATGCCCCGCCGGAACTCCTCTTAccaacctctccatcctcaaagacAAGCCTGACCCCGTCGCTCTTCCCGACGACCAGTACCCTGCATGGTTGTGGACTTTACTGGAAGATACTAGCAAGGCGCACAAGGCGCAGGAGAATGCTGTTCACTTGACCCAAGAGGGAGAGTCAGGGTTTAACGTACaagcggagaagaggaagttgaagaaTTT AAATCGACAAAATATCAAGGCTGCTAACTACCTGAAGTCAACGGCATAG